AGCGCTCGGCGGCCTCGACGGGCTCGCCGTAGCTCTTTTCGGTACCGCGCTCGCCCTGAACCAGCTGGACGACCTCACCGTCCTGGACGTCTACCGCAGGAATCACCTCGAACCCGTCGTCGCTCGCGTCGGCGGTCATACTCGAGTGCGCGGGGCCGAGGCGAGTAAAGGCGACGGTTCCGGCGACTGCCACCGACCGTCGATCCGCCGGCGTCGCTTCTCGCTTCAGTGACTCCTTTCGAGTCGGTGTGTCACCGCAGTCGTTCCTGTCGACGTCGCTGTTAGGGTAACCCCGAAGCTCCCGTCCGTTTCAGTATCACCGTGGCGTACAAAGAGAGTTCAACATCTACTTGAAGATACCACTCGCAGTACTCAACAATGGTCGAGACTCTTCTACTGATCGGGGTAATCGCATCGATCTTCGTCGGCTTCAACATCGGTGGCTCCTCGACCGGGATCACGTGGGGACCGTCGGTTGGCGCCGGAATCGTGACAAAGTCGACTGCGGCGGCGATCATGACGGTTTTCGTCTTTCTCGGCGGGATCACCGTCGGACAGAACGTCATGGAGACGCTCAGTGAGGGGATCATTACGATCGATCTCACGCTATCGGCGGGGGTCGCCGTCCTCTTCTTTATCGGACTGGGCATTCTCGTCGCCAACGTCTTCGGCGTCCCTGTTCCGACCTCGATGACGACCGTCGGCGCGATCGCCGGACTCGGACTGGCGACCGGGACGCTCAACTACACGACGATCGCCGAGATCATCTCGTGGTGGGTCGTGACGCCGATCATCGGCTTCTGGATCGGCGGGATCATCGGCCGGTACATCTATCCGGAGGTCAACCGTCGCGTACAGATCGAAAAGACCGACGGACCGCTGCTCACGCTCGAACGGGACGGAGCGATCCCGAAACCGGTACTCGGGCCGAACACGACCCCGTCGGAGGTCGCTACCACCGCCGTCGTCCTCGTTATCGGCTGTTACATGGCGTTTAGCGCCGGTGCGAGCAACGTCCCGAACGCCGCCGCACCGCTTGTCGGCGAGGCCGGACTGGAGGTAAACACCGCGGTCGTCATCGCCACCCTCGCGATCGGGATCGGTGCGTTCACCATCGCTCGCCGAACGATGGACTCGGTCGGCGGGGAACTGAGCGATATCCCGCTGCTTGCAGCGCTTTTCGTTATGGTGACGGCGTCGACGATCACGACGATCCTCTCCTATATCGGGATCCCGATCAGCCTCGTGATGGCGACGGTGATGACGATCGTCGGGATCGGCTGGGGTCGGGCGACCCGACCGATCACGTTCCGCGAGGCGGTCACTCGCGACACCGAGGCCCAGGAGCGCGATATCAAACTGGGCGCGATCGTCACCGAGGAAGAGAAGGATAAACCGGCGCCCCCGATCGGCGAAGCGGAGACCGAAGAGGTGCTTCACGGGAGCGACCTGTTTAACCCGCGAGCGGTGATCAAGTACGTCTCGATGTGGATCATCGGCCCCTCCATGTCGACGTTGCTTGCCTACGGTTTCTTTACGCTTCTTCCGGGTGTCGCCTAATCGACAGGAGACTTACATCATCGGCTGTCGTATCTCGGCCCATGCTCTCGCAAATTCTCGTTCCGATGGACGACTCTGACCCTGCCAGCCACGCCCTCGAGTACGCGCTCGATAACCATCCCGACGCCGAGGTCACCGTCTTGCACGTCGTCGGCGTTCCGTCGATGATGATGGGCGATGCGGTAGGGCTGACCCTCGAGGGCGACATCAGCGAGGGCGCTGCCGACCGCGCCGAGCCGGTGTTCGACCGCGCCCACGAAGTCGCCGACGAACGGGATCGAGAGATCCGGACGATCGTCGGCGTCGGGCATCCGGCTCGGAACATCATCGACCGCGCCGACGACTACGAGACGATCGTGCTCGGAGCTCACGGGAAGGATTGGAACCGTGCGACGCGTCGCTTTCTCGTTGGAAACGTCGCCGAGACGGTCTCGAAGCGGTCTCCGGTACCCGTGACGATCGTCCGCTAACGCGCGAAGCCGGTTCCTACTGGTTCGAGTCGTCCTCGACGGACTCCTCGACGATCTCTTCGACTTCTTCCTCTCTGGGACGCCGATCGACGCGTTCGTCGACGGCCTCGACCTGTGCTTGCACTTCGTCGACCTGTTTCTTGACAGTATCACCGACGGTCTCTTCGACCGTCTCCTCGACGGTCTGCTCGACCTGGGCCTGTACCTCGTCGACCTGTTTCTCGACGGTCTCGCCGACAGTTTGCTCGACAGTCTCGCCGACAGTCTGTTCGACGGTTTCGCCAACCTGTTTCTCGACGGTTTCGCCGACCTGTTTCTCGACGGTCTCACCGACGGTTTCTTCGACCGCCTGAGTCATCCAGTCGGGGTCGAACCGGGCCATCTTCCAGACGACGTGGACGACGTAGGAGGCAAAGACGCCAACGCCGAACGCGATCCCGATGTTGGTATCTAGTGTCGCGATCAGAACGATCGAGAGCGCGATCAATGCCCCGTAGGCGAGATCGATGGCTGCGTCGACTCGAATCGGATTCAGCATCGTCGACCGTCACCCGCCCACTCCAACCCGGCACCTTCCGATCGTGCGATGCCGCGATCGCATCGCTCGCGTCCCACCCAACGTTCGATCGATCGCCGATCCCTCGACTGCAGCCGGTTCCGGACGGTGGTCATACGCCCGGGGTTCGGCGCGCGAGCGGTTGAATCCTTTGGGATTCGGCGGCGAATCGGTCTTGGAACAGGCGCACTTTTAGGCTTCCTCTGAAAAGTATATCTGTGAGCGAATTACTGCTCGTTGTCGGGCTCCTCGTCGCAGCCTTCGTCGGTTACAACATCGGCGGCGCGACGACGGGACCCGCGTTCGGACCGGCCGTCGGCGCGAACGTGATCACGAAGCTCATGGCGGCTGCGCTGATGGCGGTCTTTTTCTTCCTCGGCGCGATCACCATCGGTCCGAACGTCGTCGACACGCTCGGCGAGGAACTGGTCACCGATACGGCGATCTTCACGATGCGGTCGAACGTCGCCGTCCTCTTTTTCATCGGCGGCGCGCTGTTCGTCGGCAACTACGCCGGCGTGCCCGCCTCGACGTCGATGACCGCCGTCGGGGCAATCGCTGCGCTCGGTCTCGCGACCGGCGAGCTCGACTTCGCCGTCCTCGGGGAGATCGTCGTCTGGTGGATCGTCGCTCCGATCATCGGATTCTGGGTCGCGGGCGTTGTCGGCCGGTACTTCTATCCGCGAATCAACGAGCGGATCGCCATCGAAGGCAACCGCGAAGGTCGCGAGATGATCACGCTCGATCGTTCGAGAACGGTCCCCCGTCTACAGTTCGGTGAGGGGGCCAACCGCCGCGAGATCACCGGCGCGTTCGTCGTCGTCGGGATCGGCTGTCTGATGGGCTTTTCCTCTGGGACGAGCAACATCGCGAACGCAATCGCCCCGATCTACGGTACCGGTGACGTCGACATGATCCCGCTGATCCTGATCGGGTCGGCTGCCGTCGCGGTCGGCTGTTTTACCATCGCCCGACGAACGCTCGACACGCTCGGCAACGACATCACCAACCTGCCGCTGACGGCCGCGATCGTGGTCGCGGTCATCAGCTCAACGATCGTCGTCGGCCTCTCCTGGATCGGTATCCCCGCTAGCTTCGTCGTCATCGCGACGATGAGTATTATCGGGCTCGGATGGGGCCGAGCCTCACGGACGACGACGATTTCGGACGCACGAGAGGGCGAAGAGACCCACGTCTCGGTTGGTGCACTCGCCGCAGAAGAGGAAGGCGAACAGTCACCAGAGATCGGCGAGGAAAACCCTGAGGATATCCCGAAAGCGTCGGATCTGTTCGACCCCTCGACGACAGCGCGAGTGATCCTCATGCAAAACGTCGTCCCGATCATCTCGACGGTCGGTGCCTACCTCACGTTTCGGTTTATTCCCGTGTTCGGGCTGTGATGGGTTTCGATCGCTCGCCCGCGCCCGAGAACCGCCGATTTTGGTAACTGAGGGTACAGGATCCGGCGCTGAGACCCCGTTAGTCAGTAAGACGCCTGCAGTAGCCGGCAGCGGGTCGGAACGAACAGCAAGCTATACCAAGGCGGGCCTCGAATCGCCGTGTGATGCCCACGGTAGAATACCTCAACTACGAAGTGCTAGACGACCAGGGCTGGGAAATGGACGACGACGACCTCTTCGAGCAGGCCGCAGACGCCGGCCTCGACGAGGAGGACTACGGTACGCTCGACGTCGCCGAGGGCGAGTACATCCTCGAGGCCGCTGAGGCACAGGGCTACGACTGGCCCTTCTCCTGCCGTGCCGGCGCCTGCGCGAACTGCGCAGCGATCGTCTACGAGGGCGAGATCGACATGGACATGCAGCAGATCCTCTCGGACGAGGAGGTCGAGGACAAGAACGTCCGTCTGACCTGTATCGGCTCCGCCGAGACCGACGAGGTGCAGATCGTCTACAACGCGAAGCACCTCGACTACCTGCAGAACCGCGTCATTTAACGACTCGGCCTCCGACTTTCCGTTTTGCTGTACGTGCCCGTAGCGGTGGTGCTCTCGTTCGACGAACCGGTCCCCTATACTTTCCTATGGGGAGAGTTTGGAAGCAACCTCTTCCGCGGCCGAAAAGATAACGCCGGAGCGCTCGAGAGTGGCGACCCGTGACACCGCTCGACGCCGCGACGGCTCCGGATCTGCTCAGGCTGTGTGCCGTTCCCGTCCTCGGCTGGGCCGCCGTGCGCGACGTCAGAACCAGGCGGATCCCGAGTACGCTCTGGATCCCGCTCGCGCTGCTAGGAGCCGTGCTGTTGGTCTGGGACGGACTGCTAGCTCGCGGCGTTAGTTCAACGATCTGGCAGTACGAGTTTCTCGTCCCGGCGGCG
This genomic window from Natronococcus occultus SP4 contains:
- a CDS encoding inorganic phosphate transporter, producing the protein MVETLLLIGVIASIFVGFNIGGSSTGITWGPSVGAGIVTKSTAAAIMTVFVFLGGITVGQNVMETLSEGIITIDLTLSAGVAVLFFIGLGILVANVFGVPVPTSMTTVGAIAGLGLATGTLNYTTIAEIISWWVVTPIIGFWIGGIIGRYIYPEVNRRVQIEKTDGPLLTLERDGAIPKPVLGPNTTPSEVATTAVVLVIGCYMAFSAGASNVPNAAAPLVGEAGLEVNTAVVIATLAIGIGAFTIARRTMDSVGGELSDIPLLAALFVMVTASTITTILSYIGIPISLVMATVMTIVGIGWGRATRPITFREAVTRDTEAQERDIKLGAIVTEEEKDKPAPPIGEAETEEVLHGSDLFNPRAVIKYVSMWIIGPSMSTLLAYGFFTLLPGVA
- a CDS encoding inorganic phosphate transporter; the protein is MSELLLVVGLLVAAFVGYNIGGATTGPAFGPAVGANVITKLMAAALMAVFFFLGAITIGPNVVDTLGEELVTDTAIFTMRSNVAVLFFIGGALFVGNYAGVPASTSMTAVGAIAALGLATGELDFAVLGEIVVWWIVAPIIGFWVAGVVGRYFYPRINERIAIEGNREGREMITLDRSRTVPRLQFGEGANRREITGAFVVVGIGCLMGFSSGTSNIANAIAPIYGTGDVDMIPLILIGSAAVAVGCFTIARRTLDTLGNDITNLPLTAAIVVAVISSTIVVGLSWIGIPASFVVIATMSIIGLGWGRASRTTTISDAREGEETHVSVGALAAEEEGEQSPEIGEENPEDIPKASDLFDPSTTARVILMQNVVPIISTVGAYLTFRFIPVFGL
- the fer gene encoding ferredoxin Fer; this translates as MPTVEYLNYEVLDDQGWEMDDDDLFEQAADAGLDEEDYGTLDVAEGEYILEAAEAQGYDWPFSCRAGACANCAAIVYEGEIDMDMQQILSDEEVEDKNVRLTCIGSAETDEVQIVYNAKHLDYLQNRVI
- a CDS encoding universal stress protein, with amino-acid sequence MLSQILVPMDDSDPASHALEYALDNHPDAEVTVLHVVGVPSMMMGDAVGLTLEGDISEGAADRAEPVFDRAHEVADERDREIRTIVGVGHPARNIIDRADDYETIVLGAHGKDWNRATRRFLVGNVAETVSKRSPVPVTIVR